In the genome of Drosophila pseudoobscura strain MV-25-SWS-2005 chromosome 3, UCI_Dpse_MV25, whole genome shotgun sequence, one region contains:
- the Gint3 gene encoding UBX domain-containing protein 6, with protein sequence MSKIKKFFSKKKEEAAAFKVKLMGSSMGEGHKLNTPKPDAPSSSNSRGRKYEAYVPPKRNELSNEARAAANAALSRIDKKTSREFNTSLSAVKAQAKRELEAERRQKEEASANVEVSASTVSTLSGGDNRNLACEGVFFRCPMVSDEILPKKDWKVKIKEFLYQQLEEGDRGLTACLIIHNCNVKEKADDCIATLVRYLENLITNPTDEKFLKIRMSNKIFSEKVRYVEGALDVLHAAGFSEVQIDDEPFLLWTREQTEQDLDLPTLVDGLKNSECIPLELDRNLKVLLPSQARRVVLPNDFYRLAPEEIKKEQQLRSDAIQQAQMLRTKAMREREEQRTLRMYRYALVRVKFPNGLVIQGTFNVYEKISDIFEFVQSCLADESLEFNLVATSEGKFGEEDMDKTLFDCKLIPNSLLLFCPETSSSDGNAGDVNYLKEELFMLVQSM encoded by the exons ATGTCGAAGATCAAGAAGTTCTTTTcgaagaagaaggaggaggcggcggcgttTAAA GTTAAACTAATGGGCAGCTCGATGGGCGAAGGCCACAAATTGAACACCCCCAAGCCGGATGCACCTTCTAGCAGCAACTCTCGGGGTCGTAAGTACGAGGCTTATGTCCCACCCAAGCGCAACGAGCTCAGCAATGAGGCCCGTGCCGCAGCGAATGCCGCACTCTCGCGCATCGACAAGAAGACATCACGGGAGTTCAACACCTCACTGTCGGCAGTCAAGGCTCAGGCCAAGCGAGAACTCGAGGCAGAGCGTCGGCAGAAGGAAGAAGCGTCTGCCAATGTAGAGGTGTCTGCATCCACAGTCAGCACCTTATCCGGCGGGGACAACAGGAACCTGGCGTGTGAAGGTGTCTTCTTCCGCTGCCCGATGGTCAGCGATGAGATTCTACCGAAGAAGGATTGGAAGGTGAAGATCAAGGAGTTCCTATACCAGCAGTTGGAGGAAGGAGATCGCGGTCTAACAGCTTGCCTGATCATCCACAATTGCAATGTGAAAGAGAAGGCTGACGACTGCATAGCAACTCTGGTTCGGTATCTGGAGAACCTCATCACGAACCCGACCGATGAAAAGTTCTTGAAAATACGCATGTCGAACAAGATCTTCAGCGAGAAAGTGCGTTACGTGGAGGGTGCATTGGATGTTTTGCATGCTGCTGGTTTTAGTGAGGTCCAAATCGACGATGAGCCATTCCTCCTCTGGACTAGGGAACAGACTGAACAAGATCTGGACTTGCCCACCCTGGTTGATGGTCTGAAAAACTCAGAGTGCATTCCCCTGGAGCTGGACCGCAACTTGAAAGTGCTGTTGCCATCACAGGCACGACGCGTTGTTCTACCCAATGATTTCTATCGCCTCGCCCCAGAGGAGATCAAGAAGGAGCAGCAACTGCGCTCCGATGCTATCCAACAGGCCCAGATGCTGAGGACGAAGGCCATGCGGGAACGCGAGGAGCAGCGCACTTTGCGCATGTACCGCTACGCACTGGTAAGGGTAAAATTTCCCAATGGCCTCGTCATACAA GGCACTTTTAATGTGTACGAGAAAATTTCGGATATTTTTGAATTCGTGCAATCTTGCCTGGCGGATGAGTCACTTGAATTTAATCTGGTGGCCACCAGCGAGGGCAAGTTCGGTGAAGAAGACATGGATAAGACCTTATTCGACTGCAA ACTCATTCCTAATTCTCTGCTGTTGTTCTGCCCCGAAACGTCCTCATCCGATGGGAATGCCGGGGACGTCAACTACCTGAAGGAGGAGCTCTTCATGCTGGTTCAGTCCATGTAG